The proteins below come from a single Triticum aestivum cultivar Chinese Spring chromosome 5D, IWGSC CS RefSeq v2.1, whole genome shotgun sequence genomic window:
- the LOC123124339 gene encoding extensin-like — translation MREHTRPRRRPRVRGDDSSAPRPSAYIRPPKPLPSTPSPLPHIQKPPWPLPRATEPLPTSLCRHGRRRAPLESEHPRSPPLLLPPQEAPIHTPEPLEPSPSSSGGCWPRAPSVPVATVPHVLTPSRLSRPRSPCSPQTGAATPAELAHRSSEAGDGRSRPDEPLRRRPPSGPWASAGEAKTTLTPSMGPAYRPLCADRAGLLMWLSGGVLPGVRLRLTKAQSVSSSGENAFSLLENVFSKKGRSVFPAEGLFVMILLQIGPWQKTLITFCSQLRLSPLRERSDSRVSFRKLLALCPGDFFHPRQATKPTCIIRM, via the exons ATGCgcgagcacacgcgtccgcggcgccggccacgcgtccgcggcgaTGACAGCTCGGCACCTCGCCCCTCTGCCTATATAAGGCCACCCAAGCCTCTCCCGAGCACTCCATCGCCTTTGCCTCATATCCAGAAACCTCCCTGGCCTCTCCCTCGAGCTACAGAgcccctccccacctctctctgccgccatggccgccgtcgggCTCCGCTTGAATCCGAGCACCCCCGGTCTCCTCCCCTCCTGCTTCCACCTCAAGAGGCCCCCATCCACACGCCGGAGCCGCTcgagccctctccctcctcctctggtGGCTGTTGGCCGCGAGCCCCATCGGTGCCCGTCGCCACCGTCCCCCATGTCCTCACTCCCTCTCGCCTCAGTCGTCCCCGGAGCCCGTGCTCTCCGCAGACGGGTGCGGCTACTCCTGCTGAGCTCGCCCATAGGTCGAGCGAGGCGGGGGATGGTCGGAGCCGGCCGGACGAGCCCCTGCGCCGGCGACCTCCTTCTGGACCGTGGGCGAGTGCAGGCGAGGCGAAGACGACGTTGACCCCATCCATGGGCCCCGCCTATCGGCCTCTCTGCGCTGACCGGGCCGGCCTGCTgatgtggttaagtggaggcgtactcCCCGGAGTACGTCTTCGCTTAACAAAAGCGCAATCAGTTTCTTCCTCAGGCGAAAATGCGTTTTCCCTTCTGGAAAACGTATTTTCAAAAAAGGGGCGTTCTGTTTTTCCTGctgagggcctgtttgtgatgattttattacagataggtccctggcagaaaacccttataactttttgctcgcaactccgtttgag ccccctccgagagagatcTGATTCCCGCGTTTCTTTCCGCAAGCTTCTCGCACTttgtcccggtgatttcttccaccccaggcaagccacaaaaCCCACTTGCATTATACGcatgtag